In the genome of Candidatus Dependentiae bacterium, one region contains:
- the dnaN gene encoding DNA polymerase III subunit beta, with protein MTMQKNSFVVDQKPFMGILSSMQPICTKRTTLDATSYIYFQVGHKELVLKSTDLEISLQASYIFKDGDIAEPRSFLVPGKRIFDLVKELDGEIKVTVDATQLKLNAGTARLALHIKDAQEFPPFPERIENLMELDAPFLLDMISKVAFLVPQNNANPSLNGLFLEISDSNMKMTSTDGHCLAQVSTDKYRLDEPKKWLLPRRAIFEVKKILEASSDKAVFLGVCNNQLVFSGESFNFFTKLLVDSFPEYQAILNKDGFVAARVDRTHLIKTLRRSSCLLSGQFIATQFAFKPESLNISMQNKEVGALDEHVALENFSGQALDVRFYAPYLLSGLQTFGDDKLDFHLKNSSKPIIFELNEKESNLLYLVMPVSPTQAQQ; from the coding sequence ATGACAATGCAAAAAAACAGTTTTGTCGTAGACCAAAAGCCATTTATGGGTATTTTGTCTTCGATGCAGCCAATTTGCACAAAGCGTACAACGCTTGATGCTACCAGTTATATTTATTTTCAAGTTGGTCATAAAGAATTAGTTCTTAAAAGTACTGATCTGGAAATCAGTTTACAAGCAAGTTATATTTTTAAAGATGGCGACATTGCTGAACCACGTTCATTCTTGGTTCCCGGTAAACGCATTTTTGATTTGGTCAAAGAGCTTGACGGTGAAATAAAAGTTACTGTTGATGCAACACAATTGAAATTGAATGCGGGCACAGCACGTCTGGCATTACATATTAAAGATGCACAAGAATTTCCACCGTTTCCGGAGCGCATCGAAAATTTAATGGAACTGGATGCGCCATTTTTGCTTGATATGATAAGTAAAGTTGCTTTTTTAGTACCACAAAATAATGCGAACCCTTCACTTAACGGTCTGTTTTTAGAAATTTCTGATAGCAACATGAAAATGACCAGTACTGATGGCCATTGTTTGGCACAAGTAAGTACTGATAAATATAGACTGGACGAACCAAAAAAATGGTTATTACCACGTCGCGCTATTTTTGAAGTAAAAAAGATATTGGAAGCTTCATCAGATAAAGCGGTGTTTCTTGGTGTTTGTAATAATCAATTAGTATTCTCAGGCGAGTCATTTAACTTCTTTACTAAATTATTGGTGGACAGTTTTCCTGAATATCAAGCCATTTTGAATAAAGATGGATTTGTAGCAGCAAGAGTTGACCGCACTCATTTAATTAAAACATTACGACGTTCATCATGTTTACTTTCCGGGCAATTTATTGCAACACAGTTTGCTTTTAAACCTGAATCGTTAAATATTTCTATGCAAAATAAAGAAGTCGGTGCTTTAGATGAGCATGTTGCGCTAGAAAATTTTAGCGGACAGGCGTTGGATGTTCGTTTTTATGCGCCATATCTGCTTAGTGGGTTACAAACTTTTGGTGATGACAAGCTTGATTTTCATCTGAAAAATTCATCTAAACCGATTATTTTTGAATTAAATGAAAAAGAGAGTAATTTGTTGTATTTAGTTATGCCGGTCTCTCCAACACAAGCGCAACAATAA
- the ruvC gene encoding crossover junction endodeoxyribonuclease RuvC — protein sequence MIILGIDPGFSVTGYGILKKEGPTCYLIDYGYLQMSSRKHLSERVHIFYDFFTEKITTHKVTDIALETSFLGKNAQNFLKLGYLRGILYLLAHQHEAHLHEFSPREVKQSVTGYGGASKDQVERVIMQLFPKLQTQQKQDVTDALAVTLCGLWKKKSLSF from the coding sequence ATGATCATTTTAGGAATCGATCCAGGTTTTTCAGTAACAGGATATGGTATTTTAAAAAAAGAAGGACCGACTTGTTATCTTATTGATTATGGTTATCTACAAATGTCATCACGTAAACATCTGTCTGAACGAGTACATATTTTTTATGATTTTTTTACTGAAAAAATCACAACACACAAAGTTACTGACATAGCATTGGAAACTTCATTTTTGGGTAAAAATGCTCAAAATTTTTTAAAGCTTGGATATCTGCGTGGTATCTTATATTTATTGGCTCATCAACATGAGGCACATTTGCATGAGTTTTCTCCGCGTGAAGTCAAACAATCAGTAACAGGATATGGTGGTGCATCAAAAGATCAAGTTGAACGGGTCATAATGCAACTGTTTCCTAAGCTGCAAACACAACAAAAACAAGATGTAACCGATGCATTGGCAGTTACATTATGTGGTTTGTGGAAAAAAAAATCATTGTCTTTTTGA
- a CDS encoding carbonic anhydrase has product MYQKKIISCLSLIVFSMNLIAMNEAISYNADIVKRKRILMASNNKPKDKLILITCMDTRINPYALFGISSGEAHILRNAGGIVTEDVIRSILLSMHALGTNQIMIVKETNCGLTGLNDNTFRADLMNKFKTDTVVPQQFYGFSDLKENIKQQMQKIKNHPWIPNDIKIRGFILDIKTGGLNEVKP; this is encoded by the coding sequence ATGTATCAAAAAAAAATTATTTCATGCCTATCTTTGATCGTTTTCAGTATGAATCTCATTGCAATGAATGAAGCTATTTCATATAATGCTGACATTGTAAAAAGAAAACGTATTCTTATGGCGTCAAATAATAAGCCTAAAGATAAGCTTATTTTGATAACCTGTATGGATACCCGTATAAATCCATATGCTTTATTTGGTATCAGTTCAGGCGAAGCTCATATCCTCAGAAACGCTGGTGGTATTGTAACTGAAGATGTAATTAGATCTATTTTATTATCTATGCATGCTCTTGGCACTAATCAAATAATGATCGTTAAAGAAACTAATTGTGGTTTAACAGGATTGAATGATAACACATTTAGAGCTGATCTTATGAATAAGTTTAAAACTGATACTGTAGTACCACAGCAATTCTATGGATTCTCAGATCTAAAAGAAAATATTAAACAACAAATGCAAAAAATAAAAAACCATCCATGGATCCCTAATGATATTAAAATACGCGGCTTTATATTAGATATAAAGACCGGTGGTTTGAATGAAGTAAAACCATAG
- a CDS encoding trypsin-like peptidase domain-containing protein → MKPFVSIIVCLIFFNHYIQTQDILNHQELVCQLRQPWRHIQNQVKDCVVQIFAQRAEINICCPWFSPAQQPARGSGFFINDKGELLTNAHVVDQALTIWLQIPSLGKRFINVELIGVCPENDIALLRIAQDEFEMVKEQLGEIPYLQLGDSDTAYRTDEVLALGYPLGQESLKSTTGVISGREQQWIQMDAAINPGSSGGPMLNMHGEVVGINSAGYTEAQNVGYIIPINNVKVILSELYKKKLLHKPFLGVLSINVTDDTTDYLRNPQPGGCFVAEVIKDSPLYNAGVQRGDMIYEINGHRLDIYGEMSVPWSEDKVSIIDYVSRIELGQEVPIIVYRKGERLELTTSFSQSSRLPIDRIYPGHEPLDYEIFGGMVVMELTLNHVHALVNYAPCLARYGEMKNKNEPVLVVTHVFSNSRLYRSRSGINPGSTLVEVNEQPVKTLDDFRQAIKEPVDDTYFVVRAADKVSNITDNLLVVLPYEKLLKDELMLAKNHHYPISDTVKELLQARELISLLP, encoded by the coding sequence GTGAAGCCATTTGTATCTATAATAGTATGTTTAATATTTTTTAATCATTACATTCAAACACAAGATATTCTTAATCATCAAGAACTGGTCTGTCAATTACGTCAACCTTGGCGGCATATACAAAATCAAGTAAAAGATTGTGTTGTGCAAATATTTGCACAACGAGCAGAAATAAACATTTGTTGTCCATGGTTTTCTCCTGCTCAACAACCTGCACGTGGCAGTGGTTTTTTTATTAATGATAAAGGTGAACTACTTACCAATGCACATGTAGTTGATCAAGCCCTTACTATTTGGTTACAAATTCCATCATTAGGAAAACGTTTTATTAATGTTGAACTTATTGGTGTATGTCCTGAAAATGATATTGCTCTATTGCGCATTGCTCAAGATGAATTTGAGATGGTAAAAGAACAGTTAGGAGAAATTCCGTATTTGCAATTAGGTGATTCAGATACCGCATATCGTACGGATGAAGTTTTGGCATTAGGCTATCCTTTAGGACAAGAATCGCTAAAAAGCACTACCGGTGTTATCAGTGGTCGTGAGCAGCAGTGGATACAAATGGATGCTGCTATTAATCCGGGAAGTTCCGGAGGCCCAATGCTCAATATGCATGGAGAAGTTGTCGGTATAAATTCTGCAGGTTACACTGAAGCACAAAATGTTGGTTATATTATTCCTATTAATAATGTAAAAGTTATTTTATCAGAGTTATACAAGAAAAAATTATTACACAAACCATTTTTGGGAGTTCTGTCTATCAATGTAACTGATGACACAACTGATTACTTGCGTAATCCTCAACCGGGCGGTTGTTTTGTGGCAGAAGTTATAAAAGATAGTCCTCTTTATAATGCCGGCGTACAACGCGGTGATATGATTTATGAAATTAATGGGCATCGATTGGATATTTATGGAGAAATGAGTGTGCCATGGTCAGAAGATAAAGTTTCTATTATAGATTATGTTTCACGTATTGAGCTTGGACAAGAAGTTCCTATAATAGTTTATCGTAAAGGTGAGCGTTTAGAGCTGACAACTTCATTTAGCCAATCAAGTCGTTTACCAATTGATAGAATATATCCGGGACATGAACCTCTTGATTATGAAATTTTTGGTGGCATGGTTGTTATGGAATTAACATTAAATCATGTACATGCATTGGTTAATTATGCACCATGTTTGGCTCGTTATGGGGAAATGAAAAACAAAAATGAGCCGGTTTTAGTTGTAACGCATGTTTTTTCAAATTCACGTTTATATCGTTCTCGTAGCGGTATCAATCCGGGAAGTACACTTGTTGAAGTCAATGAACAACCGGTAAAAACATTAGATGATTTCAGACAAGCAATAAAAGAACCGGTTGATGATACTTATTTTGTAGTGCGTGCTGCAGATAAAGTGAGTAATATTACTGACAACTTATTAGTAGTATTACCGTATGAAAAACTACTTAAAGATGAACTCATGTTAGCAAAAAATCATCATTATCCTATTTCGGATACAGTCAAAGAGTTATTGCAAGCAAGAGAATTGATCTCTCTATTACCTTAG
- the recF gene encoding DNA replication and repair protein RecF (All proteins in this family for which functions are known are DNA-binding proteins that assist the filamentation of RecA onto DNA for the initiation of recombination or recombinational repair.), with amino-acid sequence MFIKQVQLNNFRCFTNKKLDFSSNIVLIEGPNGIGKTSLLEALHYACYLRSFRTHTPRDLMQFEQENFFIKVVFEHMELERNTTSNLQVGFSGKKRLVKLNNKAVHSYKELMDYYRIITLTEDDLGLIKLGPDVRRQFIDQAILLYNPSYIQQLKEHKTIIDNRNKLLQAMHVNKDMYTVWTEQLWHKTNIIQNERIAFLHQLQQEVELMLKAYFPYDIHINFTYKPKKTGGILTLDDFFKVNSNLFEMEKRFGRSLFGAHLDDFVITFQGNASRMFASRGQQKLIMLLVKIAQIKALSRQKGPAIFLLDDFMTDLDYDRAQIVIKTLTDLKGQLIFTAPIKSSILADMLLKKGAQRIDFSI; translated from the coding sequence GTGTTTATAAAACAGGTACAACTCAATAATTTTCGTTGTTTTACCAATAAGAAATTAGATTTTTCAAGCAATATTGTATTGATTGAAGGTCCTAATGGTATTGGTAAAACATCACTGCTTGAAGCTTTACATTATGCATGTTATTTGCGTTCATTTCGCACTCATACACCGCGTGACTTGATGCAATTTGAACAAGAAAATTTTTTTATTAAAGTTGTGTTTGAGCACATGGAGCTTGAGCGAAACACTACAAGCAATTTACAAGTTGGTTTTTCAGGAAAAAAGCGGCTGGTAAAATTAAACAACAAAGCAGTACATTCATATAAAGAATTAATGGATTATTATCGTATTATCACATTGACTGAAGATGATTTGGGTCTGATTAAATTAGGTCCTGATGTGCGCAGACAATTTATTGATCAAGCGATTCTGCTTTATAATCCAAGCTATATACAACAACTAAAGGAACATAAAACGATTATTGATAATCGCAATAAACTGCTTCAAGCTATGCATGTTAATAAAGATATGTATACTGTCTGGACTGAACAGTTATGGCATAAAACGAACATAATACAAAACGAGCGTATTGCATTTTTACATCAACTTCAACAGGAGGTTGAACTGATGCTTAAAGCTTATTTTCCTTATGACATTCACATCAATTTTACTTATAAGCCAAAAAAAACTGGTGGGATATTAACACTTGATGATTTCTTTAAGGTTAATAGCAATCTTTTTGAAATGGAAAAACGTTTTGGCCGTTCACTGTTTGGGGCACATTTAGATGATTTTGTCATTACATTTCAAGGAAATGCATCACGGATGTTTGCGTCTCGTGGGCAACAGAAATTAATCATGCTTTTGGTTAAAATTGCTCAAATTAAGGCGTTATCAAGGCAAAAAGGCCCGGCAATTTTCTTGTTGGATGATTTTATGACCGATCTTGATTATGATCGTGCTCAAATTGTAATCAAAACCTTAACTGACCTGAAAGGCCAACTTATATTCACTGCCCCTATAAAATCATCAATTCTCGCAGATATGCTCCTTAAGAAGGGCGCTCAGCGGATAGACTTTTCTATTTGA
- a CDS encoding leucine-rich repeat domain-containing protein: MKKLLLLCAVFTLNIYGADPRTIRSDPRLAKSVPSTGDIDKLLVKGEQFEVKPVDGRLTLNLAGKKLQNIGGMANIPGIETVQVLNLAVNELVSLEGLPEELPVLRGLDLHNNQLESLQGLPEELPALRGLVLFDNPLSDEAKQEIKAKYPFVDF, from the coding sequence ATGAAAAAATTGCTGTTATTGTGTGCTGTGTTTACATTAAATATATATGGCGCAGATCCCAGGACTATTAGATCTGACCCAAGATTAGCCAAAAGTGTACCTAGTACTGGTGATATTGATAAATTACTTGTTAAAGGTGAACAATTTGAAGTTAAGCCGGTAGATGGTCGATTGACACTGAATCTGGCAGGTAAAAAGCTTCAAAATATTGGAGGTATGGCAAATATTCCTGGTATAGAAACGGTACAGGTATTAAATCTTGCTGTTAACGAATTAGTAAGCTTAGAAGGTTTGCCTGAAGAGCTGCCTGTATTACGTGGGTTAGATCTTCATAATAACCAATTAGAAAGTTTACAGGGGCTGCCTGAAGAGTTACCTGCATTACGTGGGTTAGTTCTTTTTGACAACCCATTAAGTGATGAAGCCAAGCAAGAGATCAAAGCGAAATATCCATTTGTTGATTTTTAA
- a CDS encoding ankyrin repeat domain-containing protein → MKKYYMFLTLICLYNYTADDLSDLQNKFEGLSIEQMENPQVEKKDIPQDAIDNEEIFKAVKENDVEKVRTLLMENAQFAKASIKEYPILHYAVCNENVEIIKMLLQHGANVNVQDRKGITPLMKNKDKEVAGLLLNYGADKTLTNKSGLTTKQFIGNMVGQDLVKYIDSFVPDKGLTKSARKVKK, encoded by the coding sequence ATGAAAAAATATTATATGTTTTTAACGCTTATATGTTTGTATAATTATACGGCAGACGATCTGTCTGATTTACAAAATAAATTTGAAGGACTTTCTATAGAGCAAATGGAAAATCCTCAAGTTGAAAAAAAAGACATTCCTCAAGATGCAATAGATAATGAAGAAATATTTAAAGCCGTAAAAGAAAACGATGTAGAAAAAGTAAGAACATTGTTAATGGAAAATGCTCAATTTGCAAAAGCAAGTATAAAAGAATATCCAATATTGCATTATGCTGTTTGCAATGAAAATGTTGAAATCATTAAAATGTTGTTACAGCATGGTGCAAATGTAAATGTACAAGATCGTAAAGGAATAACTCCATTAATGAAAAACAAGGATAAAGAAGTTGCCGGTTTATTATTGAATTACGGTGCCGATAAGACATTAACAAATAAATCCGGATTAACAACAAAGCAATTCATTGGGAATATGGTAGGGCAAGATTTGGTAAAATATATAGATAGTTTTGTTCCGGATAAAGGTTTAACTAAAAGTGCCAGGAAAGTAAAAAAATAG